The Candidatus Zixiibacteriota bacterium genome segment GAGACCGTTGAGGATCTCGATGAATTTCTGCAGACCATAGTCGGTGATGATGCAGGCGTCGGGGAGAATCACGCGTTCGACCGAGGAGTGGGCGATGTCGCGTTCGTGCCAGAGGGGGATGTTCTCCATCGCGCTCAGCGCGTATCCGCGCAACAGGCGGGCGATGCCGCAGATGCGCTCGGCCGTGATCGGGTTCTTCTTGTGGGGCATCGCCGATGACCCCTTCTGCTTCCTGCTGAACCCCTCCATCATCTCCCCCGTCTCGGTGCGCTGGAGGAGACGGATCTCGGTGGCAAACTTCTCCAGCGACGAGGCGAGGAGCGCCAGCGCCGTCACCAGCGCGGCGTGGCGGTCGCGCTGCACCACCTGGGTCGAGACCGGCGCCGGTTTCAGGCCGAGCCGCCGGCACACCATCGCTTCGATCTTCGGGTCGAGGTGGGCGAAATTCCCCACCGCCCCGGAGATCTTGCCGACCGCCACCCCGTCGGCCGCCGCGCGCACCCGCTGGCGGGCCCGGTCGAGTTCCGTGTACCAGACCGCAAACTTGAGCCCGACCGAGGTCGGCTCGGCGAATACACCGTGGGTCCGGCCCATGATCGGCGTCGTCTTGTGCTTGAATGCAAGCTTGCGGACCGCCTTGAGCGCCGTATCGATCTTCCGGTCGATCAGCGCGGCCGCCCGTTTGAGTGTCAGCGACAGCGCCGTGTCGAGCATGTCGGAGGAGGTCATGCCGAAGTGCATGTAGCGGGCGTCCTCGCCGACATGCTCGGCCACCGAGGTGAGGAACGCAATCACGTCGTGGTTGACCTCGGCCTCAATTTCGCGGATGCGGGCGGCGTCGAAATTCGCCTTCTCGGCGATCGTCGCAAATGCCTTCGCCGGGATCACCCGGTAGTGGGCCATGGCCCGCGCCGCCTCCACCTCGACCTCCAGCCAGGTGCGAAACCGGGCCTCGTCGGTCCACAGCGCCCCCATCTCCGGAAGAGTGTACCGTTCAATCATGGGCGTTACTTGCCGGCTTTCTTGTAGTCGGCGAGAAATTTCGCCAGTCCGAGGTCGGTGAGCGGGTGGCGGATCAGCTTCTCGATCACGTCGTAGGGCATCGTCACCACCCCGGCCCCGATCAGCGCCGCCTGCACCACGTGCATCGGGTGGCGGACCGAGGCCACCAGCACCTCGGTCTCGAACAGGTAGTTCGCGTAGATGGCTACGATCTGCTCGATCAGTTCCATCCCGTCCTGCGAGATGTCGTCGAGCCGCCCGATGAAGGGCGAGGCGTAGGTCGCCCCCGCCTTGGCCACCAGCAGCGCCTGCGAGGGGGAGAAAATGAGCGTCGCGTTCGTCTTGATCCCCTCCTCCTTCAGGCTCTTGATCGCGCGGAGACCGTCGAGAATGGTCGGGATTTTCACCACGATGTTGTCGGCGATTTTCGCCAGTTCGCGGGCCTCCGCCATCATGCCGTCGTAATCCGTGGCGATCACTTCGGCCGACACCGGCCCGGGCACGATCCGGCAGATCTCCGCGAGAAGCTCACGGTAAGGCGCGGCTTCTTTGGCCGCCAGCGAGGGGTTGGTGGTGACGCCGTCGAGCACGCCCATGGCGTGCGCCTTCTTGATCTGCGCG includes the following:
- the fsa gene encoding fructose-6-phosphate aldolase; protein product: MKFFIDTANIAQIKKAHAMGVLDGVTTNPSLAAKEAAPYRELLAEICRIVPGPVSAEVIATDYDGMMAEARELAKIADNIVVKIPTILDGLRAIKSLKEEGIKTNATLIFSPSQALLVAKAGATYASPFIGRLDDISQDGMELIEQIVAIYANYLFETEVLVASVRHPMHVVQAALIGAGVVTMPYDVIEKLIRHPLTDLGLAKFLADYKKAGK
- a CDS encoding adenylosuccinate lyase translates to MIERYTLPEMGALWTDEARFRTWLEVEVEAARAMAHYRVIPAKAFATIAEKANFDAARIREIEAEVNHDVIAFLTSVAEHVGEDARYMHFGMTSSDMLDTALSLTLKRAAALIDRKIDTALKAVRKLAFKHKTTPIMGRTHGVFAEPTSVGLKFAVWYTELDRARQRVRAAADGVAVGKISGAVGNFAHLDPKIEAMVCRRLGLKPAPVSTQVVQRDRHAALVTALALLASSLEKFATEIRLLQRTETGEMMEGFSRKQKGSSAMPHKKNPITAERICGIARLLRGYALSAMENIPLWHERDIAHSSVERVILPDACIITDYGLQKFIEILNGLVIDARRMRENIYYRGGVVFSQQLLLKLAGPVGSRDTAYRIVQRNAMKALETGESFRDLVRQDIEIRRYLSEKDIDRSFDLEYYTKNVDRIFERVFGK